GCCCCGACTGACCCGGCGCGGCATCCCCACGGACCCGAACCTGCGGGTCCTCGCGCTCGGCACCTTCGTCAACCGGGCCGGCACCGGGGCCTCGACCACGACGTTCGCGCTGTTCTTCACCCAGAAGGTCGGGCTGTCCGCGACCGACATCGGCCTGGTGCTCTCGGTCGCCTCGGTGCTGGCGATGCTCGCCCAGGTGCCGCTCGGCCATCTCGGCGACACCCGTGGCCCGCGCGAGACCATGCGGGCGCTGACGATCGCGGCGGGCACGGTTCTGATGGGACTCCTGGTCGCCCGCTCGCTCTGGGCCGTGATGGCCGTGATGGCGCTGTCGACGGTGCTCTTCTCCGGCAACGCCGCGGTGCGCAACGGCTACATCGCCCGGGTGGCGACCGGGGGGCGCGGGGTGATGTTCAAGGCCTACCTGCGGGCGGTCACCAACGTCGCGATGAGCCTGGGGGCCGCGCTCGGCGGACTCGCGCTGCTCGTCGACGAGACGTGGGCCTACCTGGCCGTCTTCGCCCTCGACGGGGTCTCCGGCATCCTGACGGGCCTGCTCTGCTCGCGGCTGCCGCACCTGGCCCCGGCGCCGGCACGGGCTGCCGGCGAGCCGCGGTTGGCGGTCCTGCGGGACCGCCCGTTCGTGGTCGTGACGCTGCTCAACGGCGTGGTCGCCATGCACTTCGTGGTGATGACGCTGGCCATCCCGCTGTGGATCGCGGCCCACACGCAGGCGCCGACCTCGATGGTCGCCGTCCTGCTCGTGCTCAACACGGTCGTCGTGGCGCTCTTCCAGGTCCGCCTCTCGCGCGGCCGGGACGACGTGATGGCGTCGGCGCGGGCGATGGTCGTCGGGTGCGCGTGGATCGCGGTCGGCTTCGTGGTCATCTCCTTCAGCAGCGACACGTCGGCGGTCGTCGCCGTCGTGCTGCTCGTCCTCGGCGCCGCCGTGCACGTGGTCGGCGAGATGATCTCCAGCGGTGGCCAGTGGGGGATCTCCATGGGGCTGGCGCCCGAGCAGCGCCAGGGCCAGTACCAGGGCTTCGCCGGGCTCGGCTTCTCCCTGTCCAACGTCGTCGCCCCGACCCTGATCACGCTGCTCTGCATCGAGTGGGGGCGTCCCGGCTGGTGGGTCCTGGGGGGACTCGTGCTCGGGGCCGGCGCGCTGCTGGTGCCGGTCAGCCGATGGGCCCTGAGGACCCGCTGAGGTGGCCCCGGACATGCAACGACCCCCGGCCCAGGAGGGCCGGGGGTCAGAGCTTGTCGCCGCTGCGGGTCAGTAGTACCTGCGGCGCGTGCCGCCGATCGGAACGAAGTTCAGGATCAGGCCCACGACGATGAGGATCAGACCGATCGTCGTCAGGACGGGGAT
The DNA window shown above is from Nocardioides ginsengisegetis and carries:
- a CDS encoding MFS transporter, whose translation is MTDGAVEADEIRPPAAVPPRLTRRGIPTDPNLRVLALGTFVNRAGTGASTTTFALFFTQKVGLSATDIGLVLSVASVLAMLAQVPLGHLGDTRGPRETMRALTIAAGTVLMGLLVARSLWAVMAVMALSTVLFSGNAAVRNGYIARVATGGRGVMFKAYLRAVTNVAMSLGAALGGLALLVDETWAYLAVFALDGVSGILTGLLCSRLPHLAPAPARAAGEPRLAVLRDRPFVVVTLLNGVVAMHFVVMTLAIPLWIAAHTQAPTSMVAVLLVLNTVVVALFQVRLSRGRDDVMASARAMVVGCAWIAVGFVVISFSSDTSAVVAVVLLVLGAAVHVVGEMISSGGQWGISMGLAPEQRQGQYQGFAGLGFSLSNVVAPTLITLLCIEWGRPGWWVLGGLVLGAGALLVPVSRWALRTR